The DNA window GTTCTGGGTACGGGTCGGCTTATCTACTCATGGATtttagtaggtgtcatcatgactcggGAAGTTgggtcataaaaaaatatatgtttttaatatacattataatatatataaaaaaaatagtatgaaaTATTGTGTGGCATTGGGGCTAAGACTTTTGGAAATAGTACTTACCCAACTTCTTTGAGATAATCAATAAATCAGACCAATGGTCTATAAAGTtgcttaaaaaaatatagaatgaAATATAGAATATGTACTAAATTGgttgttaagaagaagaagaatggaaaacttaaaaaacgtgtagtttaaaaatgtgagAGAATCCTTCTATGTATAcccaacaaagggtagtatgaaaaCATGCTTATTGTACCTTATTAGAAAAGTCAAAACCCTTCAaatagtcacaactctttgaaaaagtaacAACCCTTCatggatagatagatagatagatagatagatcgacggatggatggatggatggatggagGCAGAGAGAGAGATAAACACGACAGACAAATAGATTTCACATATTTCTTCTTAACCTTTCACATTCTTTATTAAGAAAAGTTTAAATGTTTCAATTATTACTTTTCTATTCTTTGTTAATGGTTAATACAGAAAAAGGTCGGGGAGTCTCAATTATTAAAACTATTATTATTTGTAACCTTTCTTGATTTTCCTAATTACttgtaattgtttttatttcctatatatttttccagctagatagatagatagatagatagatagatagatgcatcgatggatggatggatggagGGGAGGGAGGGAGAGGAAGAGAGACAAACGCGACAGACAGATAGATTTCACATATTTCTTCTTAACCTTTCACATTCTTTATTAAGAAAAGTTTAAATGTTTCAATTATTACTTTTCTATTCTTTGTTAATGGTTAATACAGAAAAAGATCGGGGAGTCTCAATTATTAAAACTATTATTATTTGTAACCTTTCTTGATTTTCCTAATTACttgtaattgtttttatttcctatattatttttttcagctGATGCCCTCCATAATAACAAACATGTGACTTGGTTTGTTCATAATTCTTTagttgttctttatttttttttaaaaataatgtctttcaaatatttttgattttttaaatatgatttaaaaagttcttaaaaactTGAGGAGATCGTTTTATAATTTACTAGCTCTTTAGAATAATCAAGGTACAAACATTTGAGAATACGCGGAGCTGATATTTTTCACATGATAAATTTACTATGGTATATGGGGGGTATTTATGGACAATGACATGGAAGAGCAAGGAACTTTAGCTGCTACTGGTTAAAGAATGAATAATAGGCCATCAAATTGAGTATCTTATAATTCGCATGCACATGTACCAAATAACAGAGAAAATGATAATTGACTAATCTATGAAAAACATTCAAGAGAAGCTAATATCTCAAAGAAACAATCTTTCAAGTTTTTAATATATGTAACACTATAAAATTTCTAATATTAGAATATTTTAAGATGATCATTCGTAATCTTAACGAGGCCGTATTGTATGGTCCATCGCGGTGAAATTGAATGCAACAATGCTCTTATTAAAGAATATTCTACTTTTTCATTTATGTGACTTATTTAtgtgtccaaaaaaaaaatgccacatgtttatatttataaatgattcaacattaaatttttattttcttaatgagataatttataatcaaataaaaattttaaaactttattttagatcataaattttaaaattttgaaatgattaTTATGGGACCTTTTTCGGCTTTGAACTTCTAAGCGAAGTAATTATATACTTGTAATGTAACCAAGTATTTCAACAGCACAAAGAGTTAAATCTTTTCCTCATTTGTTCttttaaatgaagaaaatattgatCCCTCCTTTTATTATTACTTGtttagtataataaaaaaaatattttttttttactcgtCACTTTTAgtatatcaagaaaaaaaattaaaaaaattaatttaatcctcaatcttaattatttattttcaaatcatttcttAAGACCTAAGACTAACcatcaattaatataaatattataataaaatatcaatattaaattttaataggcgtaaaatttaaaatagacaaataaaaatgaagagagAACGTATAAAGTGAAACTTGATACCAAAAACTAAAaacctttttagtttgtttccgTTCCTACGAATAACTTTTTCCCATGTGTCCAATTAAGTGAAGTTCCTTTTGATGAAGGTGAAAGTAGCATAGATCATGGGAAGttgtttggattttgtgagtAAACTTTATGGTGTAAATTAAAGAGTGACAGTTGAATGATGAGTCAATCTGATAATTCATAGAATCAAATTTGTATGACTATATATGAATGATATTTATTTGTCACTGTTGAAATCTCATATACAGTGGAGTACCACGATTCCCCGATAACCCTTTGCCAGAGTacaatcttttcatttttcaacatATATGCATGCATGCTTTTATGATGGGAAAATCAGACATCTCACAACATTCTTAATTATTTACACTCTTACACTCCACCAGCCACCCTACAACACCCTTAACAATTATTATTCTCGTTTAAATAagcttataaaaaataatttatagaatGTTTGGAtggaattattttaaataattttggtttttcagatactttttatttttggagttattaaaaaatgaaaaaaatatttttaagcacctatttttaagtcaaaaaagtataaaaattatttaaatgaaaagttGATATTACCAACTTATGACTTTTAGCTTATAAGTTACTTTCAAGAAAGTCAAAATAAACACTTCCTTATaagttaaaaactaaaaatcataAAAGGAGATACtctatttttggtttttggCCTACTTTAACTTTTTCAAACACCTctaaaaatttttttaaaaaaaatggtgtttCAAAGTCGAAAGCATCTACAAACAAGCTAATCCAACACCCTCTTATATTTTTTAGCAAACAATGTGTATATTGtggtattaaaaaaaagtttattcattaaaaattacattgtataaaTCTAATAGATTATCATTTCTCTTAATGGAGTATCATCTTACTCCATAGtgtcaaaaatggaaaaaatttacGCTCTATGTATATTAATTAGGAGAAAATATTTACGTTATGTAGCCAATTTTTTGAGTTTGCTACATGGTTTAGCCCATATTTCTTTATGAAAACTTTTCATACACTATTATACCATTTTATATAAagttaatatattatgtataatgtTTTCCCCAAATATAATATAGATATTGTTTATTCAGTTACTTGacttaatattttaagttgtgctatatatttttgaaatttcctATTTTTCTTCTATACTATGAagttgtttaaatttatttttgactttggaattattttattattttagcttaaaatcaaatattataaatactttttaaatttattcaaacacTTTTAAAATGCTTAAAATTATTTGGACTTATAATCACTTGAAATTAATCAATTCAAACAGACTCTAGATCACGTataatagttaaaaaaaaaaaaaattatactactATACCCCTTGGATATTGTCCACTACTAGCCGAGaaacttattgaattttttctttcttttatcatttaatatttGGCGTACGAACCAACTTACATGTGTACTTCACTTCATCATTTCTAGCAAATTAAACTTCAAAGTGCTAACTATAtcatatgaagaaaaaattcgTCTCCAAGTTAATCTAATTTACACGTGCACATTATTTATAGAGAAAGGTACGtggttaaataaatttatattacttaattattcatcatagttatagtttgctataaCTATCACTCGAACTAATATTAACCATTAATTACGTGAGCTGACTTCgtgtttgtataattagtcacgTTTGTATAGTATAATTTgtcacatttgtataattcgcaactaacaattctttgtttgatttgtatttgtatatgatggtttatatttgtatatgacgatgatttcctttggtttttcagttttgttatcatatacattcaatctttttgtatataactttttaaagtttgtataaatgtgtagttttcaaattttgtataatataatttatataatgtaatttgtataatatattttgtataattgtttaaagttcgtatgtttatgtttgtatcaactctttatttcgagttttattatatttgtataattccagagtttatattactcaattattcAAAAACGCACGAAGTATACAAACGTACATGCggattatacaaattattgtcctctctcgctcgcctctctcctccctctcccaatctcactcgtCTCTCTCCTCCATCTCCCAATCTCTCTCgacagaatatacaaatacatatgtataatatacaattatctaaccgatatacatatacaattcacctctctcccactctggAACGTAATTAGACTATTTTTaagtggctatatgtgaaagtttctCTTAATTATATTGTCTTAAGTTGTGACACTGtcactattttatttatgttggaTTTCATTTACTCCCtctattcctaattacttgtcagcttttgaattgacacacctgtTTTGACATAGTGgtttaccattttactcctattaattCTGAAGTGGataaactaaaaagtaaaatttttcaagaaattctatcttttttaaagtaattaattgagggtataataggtaaaaaatattttatcattttttgatttatcaaaatagacaagtagtAGGgataactaaaaaaggaaatttggacaagtaattagggacaaggGGAGTATTTGACAAGAAGTCCACAAATGTGTATTCTTCTATTTAAAAAGCCATTTAAATTGTATATAATCTTTATACATTGCAAAGTCTTTTCATATAccttaaaaatagtttttagacAGAGTCCCTTGAGGACACATAACCAAACTACATtagataaattgaaatgaagggatgtcattttattttgtgtatACATCTGATTAAGGGACTGTGTTTTCACCAATAAATACACTTATCATACTATTTTTGTTAGGTGACGGTATTActgaaatatatttatgatgTATTGACTAAGCTAAATTAAAACCATATTCtatgatttaaaaattagaCTGTACCAAGAAATTATTGCCTAcagaaaatgttaaaaaaatcGAGCGACTAGCTAGAGGTATCATTTAGTTAGATAGCTTTATTATATTCgaacatataaaaaaatggaCTGGTGAAGTTTAAGGTAAAAAGcagaaaagataaattattcATAGAGCTTCCAACAGTAGTATTAGTACAGGCAGAGGCGGACTCGTGCACATGCATTtgttaactttgaaaaaaattatgtgtatagGTTTATCTATCTTGAGAAACTAATATAAATTAAGATATAAATAATTGTGCACCCATGAAGAGTATAGATTTGTCATACTATTGGTACAAGCTAGAAGAACCACTCATGAGACCTGGGTTTGAATCTAgctacaatattattttattgttttttgttttttaaatttatcttaGAACTCATATTTGAGCTAAGGCAATATTGGTGcattcaaaatcttcaaatcttgaattCGTCTCTGAGTACAGGAACTTGTATCAGCTAGCTAGGACAATGGATGAGATTGTTCTTCTCAGTAAAAAAGTTTCGAGTTTGAACCCTAATTATGAGAAAAATTCTTGATAGAGAGTGTTTCCCTCCTGAATAAGTTATTACGTTACAtatataaatctaaattagtgaGACTCCAATACAGATTTGGGATatcgaaaaagaaaaaaaaaagaagctagcTAGTATTCCTTAGTCAGCAAAGTAAGTTAGAAATAGGGTTGTCCTAATGACTTTATGTAATTCTTAATAAAAACTGAGTTTGTTGGGACTATTTAAAAGGGAGTGTCTCTATTAACAAAACAACTAGTCTTTGTGAGaacaagaaaaagagaaaatggggAGAGCTCCTTGTTGTGATAAAAGTAATGTAAAGAGAGGGCCATGGTCACCAGAAGAAGATGCCAAGCTCAAACAATTCattgaaaaatatggaactGCTGGAAATTGGATCGCCCTACCTCAAAAAGCTGGTAAACATATATGCTCCCTCTGTCTCATTTTATGCGAGTTAGTTTAATTTGgtacgaagtttaagaaaaaaaggaagacttttaaaacttgtgatctaaaataaattatataaatttgtgtgattgtaaatcatttcattaaaggtaaaataaacattttataattaaattgttatttaatatagaaatgtgtcattcttttttagactaactaaaaagaaaagtaagtcacataaattgggacataaggaatatattttaattaatttttgtgtaaatGCAAGATTCAAAATGCTATGTAAAATGTATGTTTGAAGGTGTTGTGGGGTTAATATATTTGGATCAGGACTGAAAAGATGTGGGAAGAGCTGCAGATTGAGATGGCTAAACTATTTAAGGCCTAATATTAAGCATGGAGACTTTAGTGATGATGAAGATAGAGTTATTTGCAGCTTGTATGCCAATATTGGGAGCAGGTAACAAATTTCATTACTAATATTATGTAATAATGAGTACTTGAGACTACAAAATTTGTAAAACATTAATTAGATGATTTTGCCAATTAATTTTATGCATGCATCCCAGGTTTACATCTTTAATcaactctttctttaatttacTACTCACTCACACCTGTTATAACAAAGTTCAATCACTTCATTTTGTCCTCattgtattaaatttatttaatttacatgatatttctcaaatttaGAGACTCAAACTTCTTAATTTTGATTCTTTGTTCAAATATagaatcttcatttttttaagatTAAAGATTATATATTTACAAACAACCTAGAAAATAAAAGTCAcgaaaacaaataatttaaaataattaaggtAACTCATCTAGTTTGACTGTCGAAATCTGTATCCTACCAcatgaattgaaaagaaaaaaagtactAATTAAATTGACATTAACTTTAATACACATTGGTAGTCTAAGAATCAAATCTTTGTtaccctccgtccacaattgtttggcaggtatactaaaaatagatgtccaagattaattgtcaatttaaacaatcaagaaataattagtcactttttttcaattttgcccttaatgattgtgtagttcaattgaaaagttatgtggacttttggtattcttgatatagtagggttatattagtcaaattacacattgtattaaatttttcttGAGGGATGTGCATAGccttaccctgacaaacaattgtggatGGAGGGAGTAAAAGTGAAATCAATATCCTAAAAATAGTTGACGACAGGGTAGTCTACATTATAAtcacatattattttttcacatcTATATAAGTTAAATTCAATTTAATTATGTTAAGGCACTTAATTATTTCTAACATGTGCAATTGTATGACAGGTGGTCAATTATAGCTGCTCAATTACCCGAAAGAACAGACAATAATATCAAGAACTACTGGAACACAAAGCTAAAGAAGAAACTCATGGggttaaataatattattcctTCATCAAATTATAATCAAAGATCGCTATTCTTTCCATCTCAAATAGCACCACCCCAACCCCAACCCCATATGATTTCAAGTCTTTTTAGAGACACGTCAAATGCAGTCGTGTGCAATAATAAgaatattaatttttctatgGGTAGTAACCAATATTGTGATTATTTACAAAGTCAAGATAGATTGGTGAATTCCTTGAAATATTGCACATTGAAAGATAGTAATAATTTACTAATGTTTGGTGGGACAGATGTAGCAAGTTGTTCCTCATCTGATGGAAGTTGTAGCCACCAAATGAGGTATGGAAAAGAAATCAAGAAGGAAAGAGAAATAGGTAATTGTAATTTCTCTAATTATGAAGAAACTCATCAAAACTTCATTCTTGATTATGGCATTGTCAACAATACCATTAGCCAGCATGATGAAAAGCCAAATCATGTGTGTTTGGGAAGCAACACTCAAAATGATCAACTCCGGTATGATGTTGAACAAGTTAAGCAGTTGATTGGCAGAGGCAGTGGCAGTGatggtaataataataataataataataataatagtagttTGTTTTTTAATGATGAAAACAAGACAGATGAGAGGGGGATGTACTATTACCTAGGAACTCATCTAAActgacttaaaaaaaaaaacaaggacTTTAGTTTATGGGGTTTTGTGCAGTTGTGATGTAATTGAATGGAAATAACTTATTTGATTTGCCAGTACAATGGTAAACCTTTTTCTTTTAAGATACTcctatttgtttgtttgtgcCACCCTTTTCCCTAACCCCTTCCAACTCTTTACCACTATtctttctgttttaatttagaGATAAGTGttaaaaacacacctaaattatcccttttttttgagtttcatacctaaactattgagagtgtgagtttcatacctaaattatcactttttagtttgagaaacacacctatGAGGTGTGTGTAAtgcactctctcttttatttgaaaaaaccttGACACATGACATTCCACATAGATAAAATATTCCACCTtgacaaataataaaaaaataaattattaatattaataaaaaaattaaagtattactatcccccaaaaaataaaataaaataaataaaaaataaaataaaataaaataatatatatatatatatatatatatatatatatatatatatatatatatataaaaNCCCCGtccttttttttagaaaaaaaccACTCACTCattcccccaaaaaaaatatattattttattttttaaaaaaattctacccATCCTATTTAACCCTCcacttctaatttatttatttattttacatttttttcgttttgtgttatatatgtacatatatttcttagaatttttttttacttgtgtACCgtatataacataaataaaaaaattattttaaaaaagtcttGCGGCGGCAAgtaacaaatatttttgatatatatatatatataacacaaaaCGAGAAAAGAAATTGGAAGCGGAGGGTTATGTGACTAGTgaatagaattatttttttaaaaataaaataatatctaaactAGAATTGGAAGGGGGGATaaagtaaaaaagaatatttataaaagaaatttaaacaaaaaatgggtcggggggggggggggggNNNNNNNNNNNNNNNNNNNNNNNNNNNgtggggtaagaaaaatattttacttttttattttacaaaaaaaaaaaaaatatttttggataataattttaatctttaattttaactaatactaataatttatttaatttttgtcaaagtgaaatattttgtccatgtggagtgtgatgtgacaatttttaaaataaaagagagagtgtattACACTCACC is part of the Solanum stenotomum isolate F172 chromosome 8, ASM1918654v1, whole genome shotgun sequence genome and encodes:
- the LOC125873773 gene encoding transcription factor RAX2-like, whose amino-acid sequence is MGRAPCCDKSNVKRGPWSPEEDAKLKQFIEKYGTAGNWIALPQKAGLKRCGKSCRLRWLNYLRPNIKHGDFSDDEDRVICSLYANIGSRWSIIAAQLPERTDNNIKNYWNTKLKKKLMGLNNIIPSSNYNQRSLFFPSQIAPPQPQPHMISSLFRDTSNAVVCNNKNINFSMGSNQYCDYLQSQDRLVNSLKYCTLKDSNNLLMFGGTDVASCSSSDGSCSHQMRYGKEIKKEREIGNCNFSNYEETHQNFILDYGIVNNTISQHDEKPNHVCLGSNTQNDQLRYDVEQVKQLIGRGSGSDGNNNNNNNNNSSLFFNDENKTDERGMRYDDASRNCLVIRGLLPFFAALTFFFRAKHTGTLGEVVGLSVTRLMD